The DNA region ATGGGCGAACAGCCCAACCCTTGGGACCTACTTCAGCCCCAGGATGCGACGAGCCGACATCGAGGTGCCAAACCTCCCCGTCGATGTGGACTCTTGGGGGAGATCAGCCTGTTATCCCCGAGGTAGCTTTTATCCGTTGAGCGATGGCCCTCCCACGAGGAACCACCGGATCACTAAGCCCGACTTTCGTCCCTGCTCCACTTGTTTGTGTCGCAGTGAGGCTCCCTTATGCCTTTGCACTCTACGCGCGATTTCCAACCGCGCTGAGGGAACCTTTGGGCGCCTCCGTTACTTTTTTGGAGGCGACCGCCCCAGTCAAACTGCCCATCTAGCAATGTCCCGTGACCAGCTTCATGGCCTCCGGTTAGAATTCCAGTACTGTCAGGGTGGTATCCCAAGGACGACTCCACAGCAGCTGACGCCGCTGTATCCCAGTCTCCCACCTATCCTGTACAGACAATACCGAAACTCAATGCTAAACTACAGTAAAGCTCTACGGGGTCTTTCCGTCCAATCGCGGGTAGCAAGCATCTTCACTTGCACTACAATTTCGCCGGATTCGTTGTTGAGACAGTGCCCAAATCATTACGCCATTCGTGCGGGTCGGAACTTACCCGACAAGGAATTTCGCTACCTTAGGACCGTTATAGTTACGGCCGCCGTTTACTGGGGCTTAAGTTCACCGCTTCGATTACTCTAACGGATCCCCTTAACCTTCCAGCACCGGGCAGGCGTCAGCCCCTATACATCAGCTTACGCTTTAGCAGAGACCTGTGTTTTTGCTAAACAGTTGCTTGGGCCTATCCTCTGCGGCCTACGTTAAGTAGGCACCCCTTCTCCCGAAGTTACGGGGTCAATTTGCCGAGTTCCTTAACAACGATTCTTCCGATGGTCTTAGGATTCTCTCCTCACCTACCTGTGTCGGTTTGCGGTACGGGCACCTTAATTCCTTGATAGAGGCTTTTCTTGGCAGTGTGAAATCAGATACTTCGCTAAAAATTAGCTCCCCATAACACCTCAACTAAGCAGGCGGATTTGCCAACCTGCACGTCTTAGTGCTTAGACGCACATCCAATAGTGCGCACATCTTATCCTTCTGCGTCACCCCATCTCTCAAAACGGAAAAAGGTGGTATCGGAATATCAACCGATTATCCATCACCTACGCCTTTCGGCCTCGGCTTAGGACCCGACTAACCCTGAGCGGACGAGCCTTCCTCAGGAAACCTTAGGTTTTCGACCACTAAGATTCTCACTTAGTTCTCGCTACTTATGCCAGCATACTCACTCCTGTATAGTCCACCGCTCCTTACGGTACGACTTCAATCCATACAGGAAGCTCCTCTACCGCTCTTACGAGCCCATAGCTTCGGTGGTAAGTTTTAGCCCCGGACATTTTCGGCGCAGGATCTCTTGACTAGTGAGCTATTACGCACTCTTTAAATGAGTGGCTGCTTCTGAGCCAACATCCTAGTTGTCTTAGAAATCCCACATCCTTTACCACTTAACTTACACTTAGGGACCTTAGCTGATGATCTGGGCTGTTTCCCTTTTGACTACGGATCTTATCATTCGCAGTCTGACTGCCGAAATAAAAGTATATGGCATTCGGAGTTTGATAGAGTTCAGTAACTGTTGTCAGCCCCTACCTCATTCAGTGCTCTACCTCCATAACTCAATTAATCGACGCTAGCCCTAAAGCTATTTCGAGGAGAACCAGCTATCTCCGAGTTCGATTGGAATTTCTCCGCTATCCACAGCTCATCCCATGGTTTTTCAACACCAATGTGGTTCGGTCCTCCACGGAATTTTACTTCCGCTTCAACCTGGCCATGGATAGGTCACCCGGTTTCGGGTCTACAGCATGCAACTAGTCGCCCTATTAAGACTCGGTTTCCCTTCGGCTGCGCACCAGAAGTGCTTAACCTTGCTGCATACCGTAACTCGCTGGCTCGTTCTACAAAAAGCACGTCGTCACACATAAAAAGTGCTTCGACCGGTTGTAGGCACACGGTTTCAGGTTCTATTTCACTCCCCTTCCGGGGTTCTTTTCACCTTTCCCTCACGGTACTGCTTCACTATCGGTCACTAGAAAGTATTTAGCCTTGGGAGGTGGTCCTCCCAGCTTCCCACAAGGTTTCACGTGTCTCGTGGTACTCTGGAATAGATCCGGCCATTTTCTCTTTTAATCTACAGGACTGTTACCTTCTACGGTAGAGCTTTCCAGAACTCTTCGATTAAGATATTAGGCTTTAATGATCTATCCACAACCCCAGGAACAAAGTTCCTGGTTTGGGCTCATTCCATTTCGCTCGCCGCTACTAAGGAAATCGATATTTCTTTCTCTTCCTCCGGGTACTTAGATGTTTCAGTTCCCCGGGTATGTCTCTATATACCTATGTATTCAGTATAAAGTACATGTCGTTAAGACATGTGGGTTGCCCCATTCGGAAATCTCCGGATCACAGGCTATTTGCGCCTACCCGAAGCTTATCGCAGCTTGTCGCGTCCTTCTTCGACTTCTAGTGCCAAGGCATTCACCATGCGCCCTTTGTAGCTTGACCTGTTATACTCTTAAGCGTTAGCTTTTCGAGTTTAGTCTTTTATTTTGTTTTAATCTTCATTTTATTAAAGATAAAGATTAATTATACAAAGGATATTTGTTTTATTATTTTACTTTACTTTTTGTTTCACTATGCAATTTTCAAAGTACATTTAAGAGATATTGATCTCTCAAAATTAAACAGAGATAAGAGTTAAACAACCATATCACAGTAGTTATCCTACCATGCTTACTCCTTAGAAAGGAGGTGATCCAGCCGCAGGTTCTCCTACGGCTACCTTGTTACGACTTCACCCCAATCACTAATCCCACCTTCGGCCGCTGGCCCCATAAAGGTTACCTCACGGACTTCGGGTGTTACCAGCTCTCATGGTGTGACGGGCGGTGTGTACAAGGCCCGGGAACGTATTCACCGCGACATTCTGATTCGCGATTACTAGCAACTCCAACTTCATGTAGGCGAATTTCAGCCTGCAATCCGAACTGGGATGAGTTTTCAAGTTTGGCTCCACCTCGCGGTATTGCATCTCGTTGTTCTCACCATTGTAGCACGTGTGTAGCCCTAGACATAAGGGGCATGATGATTTGACGTCATCCCCGCCTTCCTCCCGGTTAACCCGGGCAGTCTCACTAGAGTGCTCAACTTAATGGTAGCAACTAATGATAAGGGTTGCGCTCGTTGCGGGACTTAACCCAACATCTCACGACACGAGCTGACGACAACCATGCACCACCTGTCTTCCTGCCCCGAAGGGCTTCACGTATCTCTACGCTATTCAGGAGATGTCAAGTCTAGGTAAGGTTCTTCGCGTTGCTTCGAATTAAACCACATGCTCCGCTGCTTGTGCGGGCCCCCGTCAATTCCTTTGAGTTTTAATCTTGCGACCGTACTTCCCAGGCGGAGTACTTATTGTGTTAACTGCGGCACAGAAGGAGTCGATACCTCCTACACCTAGTACTCATCGTTTACGGCGTGGACTACCAGGGTATCTAATCCTGTTTGCTCCCCACGCTTTCATGCCTCAGCGTCAGTTACAGTCCAGAAAGCCGCCTTCGCCACTGATGTTCTTCCTAATCTCTACGCATTTCACCGCTACACTAGGAATTCCGCTTTCCTCTCCTGCACTCTAGATACCCAGTTTGAAATGCAGTCCCCAGGTTAAGCCCGGGGCTTTCACATCTCACTTAAGTATCCGCCTACACATCCTTTACGCCCAGTAAATCCGGACAACGCTTGCCACCTACGTATTACCGCGGCTGCTGGCACGTAGTTAGCCGTGGCTTCCTCCTTTGGTACCGTCATTATCGTCCCAAAAGACAGAGCTTTACAATCCGAAGACCGTCATCACTCACGCGGCGTTGCTGCATCAGGCTTTCGCCCATTGTGCAATATTCCCCACTGCTGCCTCCCGTAGGAGTCTGGACCGTGTCTCAGTTCCAATGTGGCCGATCACCCTCTCAGGTCGGCTACGCATCGTCGCCTTGGTGAGCCGTTACCTCTCCAACTAGCTAATGCGCCGCGGGTCCATCTCAAAGTGGATTACTCCTTTAATTACTGCTTCATGCGAAGCTGTAATATTATGCGGTATTAATCTCCCTTTCGGGAGGCTATTCCCCTCTTTGAGGCAGGTTACCCACGTGTTACTCACCCGTCCGCCGCTAGAAACCCGAAGGTTTCTCGCTCGACTTGCATGTGTTAAGCACGCCGCCAGCGTTCGTCCTGAGCCAGGATCAAACTCTCAATTTATAAGTTTGATGTTAGCTCATCGCTTTTCTTCATTTTACTGAAGAGTTTGTTACTCTTGATTTCAATTTCTTAAAATCTAAAGAATTGCTGGTTTGTTTTATTCTTATACTCTGTTTAATTTTCAAAGATCAATTTGTCATCAACTGACGACTTTTACATTCTATCAAAACAATAATCTATTGTCAACTACTTTTTAAATAATTTTCAATTATTTATTAAATCAATTATTATCCTTGCAGCGACAAATAATATTCTATCACACACATATATATACGTAGAATTAATACAGTTATATATTCACATTTATATTCTATAATCTTCTATTTTCTTTCTTATACTACATTATTCTTATATTGATACACTTGGTCACGTTTTTTATTTTACATTATTACTATAATATATACTTCTTTACATTTTACATGTTTTTTATTTAACCTAATGTGCAGAATTCTACAATCATCTACAGCCAGGAGATGGATAGCACATTAATATAAGTGATTTCATACCATTTATATTAATTGAATTTGTATAATTATTATTTTAAATATTATATAAATGTTAGTTGCTCTTTGTAAACTGAATATATAAGGTTGTGGAGATAAGCAGTTTACAAGGTTCATAGATAAAAATTATTGCCTTTCTGTGGCATACCTTAAACACCAAAAAGCCAGTCTAATTTAAAATTAGACTGGCTTTTTGGTGGAGATAAAGAGACTCGAACTCTTGACCCTCTGCGTGCAAGGCAGATGCTCTCCCAACTGAGCTATACCCCCATATGGTGGACCTTCAGGGACTCGAACCCCGGACCAACCGGTTATGAGCCGGTTGCTCTAACCAACTGAGCTAAAGATCCTCAATTGTCTGGTAATAACTTATTCTTCCACAGAGGAATCTCTACACTACCATCAGCACATTAGAATTTAATCTACCTGTTGAAAATGAGAATGGTTATTTCCTCTAAGTGATAATTACCAAATATCAGTATAAACTTATTTTAACTATGAGTTAAAATAACCTCATCACAGTAAATAATTATATATGAGCTAATATACTTTGTCAACAACTTTTTTTATAAAAAAATATTATGATTAAACCACAAAAACTGTAAACTAATTTCCACTATAACCTATATAGTGGTTTCAATGCGAAATCTTCGCGATATATAGTATATATCTTTTATTAAATACACTTTTTGTGAGATAATCATAGTATAATTTAAATAAAATCACTACTTTATTAATAAAAATATTTTATCACCATATATATCTATTTCATACTATTTACAATTTCTTTAAATTTGTTTCCTCTGATCTCAAAATTGGGGAACATATCGAAACTAGCACAAGATGGAGAAAGCGTGACTATATCTTCTGCTTCTGCTTTCTTTCTAGCCATATTTACAGCTTCTTCTAATGTGTCAACTTTAACTATTGGAATATATACTTTTTTATCCTTCATTACCTTATTAAAGCTCTCTTCAATCTTATCTTTTGTGTTTCCTAAAAGTATTAATTTTTTTATCATATTTAAACCTTCTTCTGCTAAAGGTTCAAAGGGAATATGTTTATCATATCCACCAGCAATTAGTATTACCTTTTTCTCGAAAGCTCTCAAACTTGCCAATGTTCTAGTTGGACTAGATGCAATAGAATCATTATAATATTTGACTCCATTTAATTCTCTTACAAATTCGGATCTATGCTCAACACCTGAAAATGTAACCGCTACTTTTTTCATAGTATCAATACTAGCATCTCCTATAGTAGCACAAAAAGCTGCAAGAAAGTTTTCCACATTATGCATTCCCTTTATTACTATCTCTTCTCTTTTACAAACAAATTTATTTAATACATATAATTTTCCACCATAGAAATATGCTCCATTTTCTAACTTATATTTTGTACTAAACTCCATAACCTTTCCATTTGCTTCATTAGCCATAGTCGATGTAATACGGTTATCTTGATTTAATATAAGCAGTCCATCTTGATTTTGAAATTTATATATGTTCTTTTTTGCATCTATATATTCTTCCATATCTTTGTGAATATCCAAATGATTTGGACTCAAATTTGTTATGATAGATACCTGAGGTGATACATTCATAGTCATGAGTTGAAAACTGGATAATTCCAAGACCACTTTATCTTTTTCATTTATATCTCTGATTTTAGTAAATAGAGGAGTTCCTATATTACCTCCTACCCATGTCTTATATCCTTCTTCTTTAAGAATATTATATATTAATGTTGTTGTAGTAGTTTTGCCATCACTGCCAGTAACTCCAATAATTTTAGCAGGACAATATTTAACAAATTCCTCCATTTCAGAGGTTATATATGCTCCTGATTTTTTTGCTCTAATTAACTCTGGAATATCTATCCTCATAGAAGGTGTCTTAAATATAACTTCATATCCTTGAAGGAATTCTAAATAATTTTCTCCTAAAATTAACTTTACCCCTTTTTCCATAAGTTCATCTGCTGCATGTCCTATCTGTTTTTTTGTCTTCCTATCAAAAGCTGTAACTTCAGCTCCTAATTCTAACAAAAAGTCTATTAGAGGTCTATTGCTTATACCTATACCTAAAACCACAGTTTTCTTGTTATTTATGAATCTTTTAAAATCACTAAAATTTCTACTCATGATTACCCCCGAAATATATTATTTATCTCACTTCTAGTGGCCGCATCACTTTTAAAGAAATCAATAACAGCAGCACATCACTAAATAATTCATTAAAACTTAGTGAAATGTCCCACCGGCTAAGATTCATTAATCAGCCGCTTTATTAATTATATCACTTTATTAAAAAATTTAAACATAACTAACATTTTATTATAAACACATCATATAATTTATTAATACTAATTGTAATGAGTGATGTTGAATGCCCTTTTTATCATTGATAATTTCAAGTCCTTTGATATATATATCTTATGTAAGAAAACATACGCCAGAAAATTTTTATAGTCTAAAACTTATTTGTATATGGATTTTAAGCCAAATATACATAACCATAAATTATGAAATTCCATTTCCCATAGGCATAATAGCAAATATCATTCTAATTTCTAATACAGAAAATAACAAATCCTCAAAATATACCGCATTATTAATAGGAGCTATTAGTTTAGTAATAAGCAATTGTATAAGCATTCTATGCCATTAAAAAGATTATGTGTGTCAGAATTGTAAGAATTCATTTAATTTTTTAACTTTATTCCTTGGTATTGCAAATTTCGACTTTATTATGTTATACTATCATTGTGCCGTAAGGAAAACATTAATATAATTCCCCAAGTTTTAATTGAACATATAACATATCCCCATGATTAAACCCTATTTAGTCGGATTTTGTATCCGGCTCTTTTTTTATCCAATAGATAGCCACCATACCACTTCAGCACATTCTGTGGAAGCAATTCAAATAAAATTAAAAATATTGACTACTTAAAAAGCACCCTAAGTATTTAGACTTTTTTTATTTGTCTAAATATCTAGAGTACCTTAAAAAAGTTTTCTTAATTCATAAGTTGCAATTAAAATTATACATTTAATTGATAATATCCTTTTAATAATGATTAAATAAAATAACTATTTAATCATGTACTAATATTCTTATTAAATTACATTAAAAATTTAATTTATCCTCTATGAATTTTTCTAATTCTTCTATTTTTACTCTTTCCTGCTGCATAGTATCTCTATCCCTTACTGTAACTGTCTCATCTTCTAAAGTATCAAAATCTATAGTTATACAATAAGGTGTACCTATTTCATCTTCTCTTCTATATCTTTTACCTATACTTCCAGCCTCATCATAATCTACATTAAAATTCTTGCTTAGTTTATTGTAGACCTCTATAGACTTTTCAGAAAGCTTTTTACTAAGTGGGAGTATGGCTGCTTTAAACGGAGCTAGTGCTGGATGTAAATGAAGAACAGTTCTTACATCTCCTCCTTCAAGCTCCTCTTCGCCATAAGCATCAACCAAAAACGCTAACGTAACTCTATCTGCACCAAGTGAAGGTTCAATAACATATGGTATATATTTCTCGTTATTTGTAGGATCTAAATAGTTTAAATCTTCACCAGAATGTTCCATATGTTTACTCAAATCATAATCAGTTCTATCTGCTACTCCCCACAATTCTCCCCATCCAAAAGGAAATTTGTATTCTATATCAGAAGTTGCCTTACTATAAAAAACCAATTCTTCTGGTGAGTGATCTCTCATTCGTATATTATCTTTATTAATACCTAAATTTAGTAGAAAATTAAGGCTATAATCTTTCCAGTATTTAAACCATTCTAGATCAGTTCCTGGCTTACAGAAGAATTCAAGTTCCATTTGTTCAAACTCTCTAATTCTAAAAATAAAATTTCCTGGAGTGATTTCATTTCTAAAAGCTTTACCAATTTGTCCTATACCAAATGGAATTTTTTTACGAGAGCTTCTCTGAACATTTTTAAAATTCACAAATATTCCCTGAGCAGTTTCTGGTCTTAAAAATATTTCTGATTTAGAATCCTCTGTAACACCCTGAAAGGTTTTATACATTAAATTGAATTTTCTTATATCTGTAAAATTGCTTTTACCGCATTTTGGACAAACTATATTATTTTTTTCTATATATTCTTTTAACTGTTCATTTGTAAAACCGTCAGCACTAGCATAGTCTATTCCTTTAGAAACCATATGCTCTTCCACAAGTTTATCTGCTCTAAATCTAGACTTACAATCCTTACAATCCATAAGTGGATCTGAAAAACCTCCAACATGGCCTGAGGCTACCCAAACTTCCCTATTCATAAGTATTGCACAGTCAAGACCAACATTATAAGGACTTTCCTGTATAAACTTTTTCCACCAAGCTTTTTTTACATTGTTTTTAAACTCAACTCCCAAGGGACCATAATCCCAAGAATTTGCCAATCCTCCATATATATCAGAACCCGGAAATATAAAACCTCTGTTTTTAGCAAGAGCAACTATTTTCTCCATTGTTTTTTCAAAAGACATATAATAAAACCTCCTATATTTAATTTTCTTATTTATATAGATTATAATTACACCTTTA from Clostridium pasteurianum BC1 includes:
- a CDS encoding glycine--tRNA ligase encodes the protein MSFEKTMEKIVALAKNRGFIFPGSDIYGGLANSWDYGPLGVEFKNNVKKAWWKKFIQESPYNVGLDCAILMNREVWVASGHVGGFSDPLMDCKDCKSRFRADKLVEEHMVSKGIDYASADGFTNEQLKEYIEKNNIVCPKCGKSNFTDIRKFNLMYKTFQGVTEDSKSEIFLRPETAQGIFVNFKNVQRSSRKKIPFGIGQIGKAFRNEITPGNFIFRIREFEQMELEFFCKPGTDLEWFKYWKDYSLNFLLNLGINKDNIRMRDHSPEELVFYSKATSDIEYKFPFGWGELWGVADRTDYDLSKHMEHSGEDLNYLDPTNNEKYIPYVIEPSLGADRVTLAFLVDAYGEEELEGGDVRTVLHLHPALAPFKAAILPLSKKLSEKSIEVYNKLSKNFNVDYDEAGSIGKRYRREDEIGTPYCITIDFDTLEDETVTVRDRDTMQQERVKIEELEKFIEDKLNF
- the murD gene encoding UDP-N-acetylmuramoyl-L-alanine--D-glutamate ligase, coding for MSRNFSDFKRFINNKKTVVLGIGISNRPLIDFLLELGAEVTAFDRKTKKQIGHAADELMEKGVKLILGENYLEFLQGYEVIFKTPSMRIDIPELIRAKKSGAYITSEMEEFVKYCPAKIIGVTGSDGKTTTTTLIYNILKEEGYKTWVGGNIGTPLFTKIRDINEKDKVVLELSSFQLMTMNVSPQVSIITNLSPNHLDIHKDMEEYIDAKKNIYKFQNQDGLLILNQDNRITSTMANEANGKVMEFSTKYKLENGAYFYGGKLYVLNKFVCKREEIVIKGMHNVENFLAAFCATIGDASIDTMKKVAVTFSGVEHRSEFVRELNGVKYYNDSIASSPTRTLASLRAFEKKVILIAGGYDKHIPFEPLAEEGLNMIKKLILLGNTKDKIEESFNKVMKDKKVYIPIVKVDTLEEAVNMARKKAEAEDIVTLSPSCASFDMFPNFEIRGNKFKEIVNSMK